aataaagttaaattgtagttctaatcatattttatgttttgttttatatttgtattcaagacgctgataaaaaaaataaaaaataactgcatatttttaattacatttttattttgaaaaaattaatgtaaaaaattgtgagatttttttgttcatttgattcctattaaaaacacattttattaaaataagaaATAGTAAAAGAAACTTTGATAAGAAtaactgtatattgttaatataggcgacaaagtttcatttttctaacattttcggttggtggtgtgccttgggattttttcactgaaaaatgttgaaaaacactgctcttaGCGACCCCActagggtcctgaccccaagtttgaaaaacactgatttagtggtgcctgaatatatttatttctctaatttttatcatttctggtcatctcgtGGCTGGGGTGGGACCAAATGTTCCCCTCTCTCTCGCTTTCTCTCAAATACCCCCTggagtgccattgcgtacccctgcgggaacacgtacccccatttgaaaaaccctggtttaacgcattcatcgatacatggccacgatctgctgtttgttgtcatatggtgaattggccctagtcagcttctgtagattttaCTTTATTAGCAAATCTTTGACTTTTATCTTTGGACATTTggacaaaattattttctccaccaaaactggccctaatctgcttccgtagTGCAACAATAAATGGAAATTGTTCTCCTCGAATCATTTCTACCCACAGACAGAAATAATCCACCTCTGACATGCAATAACGccagaaaacaggcaaaaaaataaatagaaatcaccaaaaataagtTCACACTTCTGCACAAACTGACCCACATGTTAGTCTGATATAAACACATGGTTTTATATTCTTTTCCATCATGAAGCCAGTTTGACAGAGGTTTTTTTAGGCCAGTGATGCAATAGCTCAAATAGGAGCAGCTTTAGATGGAGAAATTAATTATGAGCAAATCAAGAATGAAGTCAAAATACGACATTAAAATtgagaataaaatcaaaatgtcgCAAAGAAACTCAAAATACGATGaggtgataaaagtcaaaggtttgcttttagctcataaacacagcATTGTATCATCTTTGAAGAGATATTATAAAAAACTGAATGTGTTCAGAAGTAAAAACTAGTGAAGTTATGGATCATTCAGTCCGTCTGTGGAGCTACGGAAACACATTAGGGTCAGTTTTTGATGGACATGGTGGAGTATACACTGTAAAAACTGCTGCTCAGatctaacaacaaaaaaataagttcACATTTTCCAAACCCTTTTTAGTCGTTTAgtgaacttttgtttttttatttcagaaaactcaaaactgtgtatttttctgtatttaatggttttatgaaggaaaagaaaagaagactACGTCATACTTATTACATAAAGTAAATTATATGTACACTCAAAATATGTTGATGTTTTGACAGTCTGATAAAATTAATAAGAAATACCTAATAAAATCTGTTACAGTTAAGAAAGAGGTATTTGTccaacatttttattcaagAAAAGCATTTTTTGCAGCTTTAGTTAACCCTTTACatatattttagtttagtttaaactAAACTAGATCCAAGTAATCTTTAGCTGATCTATACTATACAGTTCACCCTGCAGTATGTGGGCGTGTCATAGAGTTTTAGTTTTGGTAAACGCTCAAAATTTTAGTTTGTTCAATGGATTTAATGAGTTTGGTAAAAACCAATTTTAGgatataaaattattttctttattactTATCTGGAACTTTCACAAAGActtttttaatggatttattGGTGCAGATATGCTTCGTAAAATAATGTAATACTAATGACATCACTGAAGGACTTTTTACAGTggaattggccctagtcagcttctgtagatttgactttagtAGCAAACCTACAACTGTTATCACCAagtattttaagtttattttgaaaattttgactttaatctagtCTTTTGGACCTTAAActtaacattatattttaacaatattctcgaaatgtcaactttttttcttacatttctacTTTATTCGCAAAAATTTGGCCTTTGAACTCGATTTGCCCAAAgtaattttctccatcaaagttgTCCCTCGTCCTCTTCCAAACAGACACACGTGCGTAAACTGTGCGCCAAGTACTCCAAACGCGCACGGACTGACCGTGAGTGACTGACCAGAGACTGCGTTTCACATCGTTTCAGAGACGTTTTATTGGACAGGTATAAAGAATAAATAGCACATTTCCATAATTTACAGAATAAATCCACCTTTTAAACTCATAAGGTCCATCATCTTCATCCAGTCtctgtgcgcgcgcgcgcgcgcgctcGCGCACGGCTCcataaatacaaaacataaaGAACCAAATATTCTCCACAAATAAAGTATCTGCTCAGGATGAATAATACTGACTTTGTACACGGATATACAGCGGGTGGGTGCGCGTGCACGTCCAGGTTTAAGTGGAACACGAGCACTTGCACTCCGTGATGATGGGGTACTGCACAGGGATCCACGCACACTTCAGCCCCGCTTTCCTCTGCACGCACCTCCACCGGAGCACGGAGAGGTGCGTGGAGCTGGCGGGTTTACACACCATGCCCTCCGGTACCGAGCACGACCTCTTGCTCGGGCAGCTGCCCACGCGCACGTACCGGGGCCAGAAGCGGTTACCCAAGTCGGTCCAGGTGTAGAGCACCGGGCAGAAGGAGTAGGCCCACAGCCACTGCTGCAGCCGCCGCTTCAGCTTCTTACTCGCCTTGTGTTTCTTCCCAAACTGAACATCAAAGTCCACCGCCCGGATGTCTTTGGGCAGAGCTCCTCCCCCCCGCTGGACGTCAAACTCATCCAGCTCATCGTTCCCGGTGTACCGCTCCTCCACGGGCGGTAACACGGACAAGAAGCGGCTGTCAAAGTCCCCCAGCACGCTCTTCAGCTCGGTCTCGTTAAGGTCCCTCTCCCTGGGGTCAAACATCGGGTCGGGGTCCTCTTTTAGTTCCACCAGCGGCAGCGTGTCGCTCGGGATGGGCCGCAGGAGGTAGTAGTGCTGACAGAGCCCTCTGTGCACCAGGAGCCCCAGGGACAGCACCAGCACGTACATGAGGACGCACGGCGGGGACTGCTGCTCCATGGCGGGCGGAGAGCTGCGTGTGCGTAAAGTCCGGTGCGTAATTACGCGTGAGGAGAGAAAGTCTCTCACAGCTTTCCCATCCCGGAGCTCCGTGAAAGAAACCAAGAAACGTGTGTCCGTGGCAGCATGAGTAGAACCTAGTGCTGGTGTTCAAA
The Gouania willdenowi chromosome 8, fGouWil2.1, whole genome shotgun sequence genome window above contains:
- the nog1 gene encoding noggin-1; the protein is MEQQSPPCVLMYVLVLSLGLLVHRGLCQHYYLLRPIPSDTLPLVELKEDPDPMFDPRERDLNETELKSVLGDFDSRFLSVLPPVEERYTGNDELDEFDVQRGGGALPKDIRAVDFDVQFGKKHKASKKLKRRLQQWLWAYSFCPVLYTWTDLGNRFWPRYVRVGSCPSKRSCSVPEGMVCKPASSTHLSVLRWRCVQRKAGLKCAWIPVQYPIITECKCSCST